One region of Patescibacteria group bacterium genomic DNA includes:
- the lexA gene encoding transcriptional repressor LexA, with product MKPALTKKQRKTLDFITTFIEQKGYSPSYREIANGLKLNSVATVAQHIDTLVDKGFLEKGANSARSLIPVLEVQSSINEPGIGLPILGMIAAGSPIETVTGHKETLEVPAFMVGSKNSYVLQVKGQSMIEDGIHDGDYVVVQEKSVPSNGDTVVALVNNNEATLKRYYKEPNRIRLQPANSTMEPIYVEKGTPIKIQGVLIGLIRKY from the coding sequence ATGAAACCAGCATTAACCAAAAAACAGCGCAAGACACTCGACTTCATAACGACCTTTATAGAGCAGAAGGGATACTCCCCTAGCTACCGCGAGATCGCTAACGGGCTTAAGCTCAACTCCGTAGCCACCGTGGCCCAGCATATAGATACTCTTGTAGATAAGGGTTTCCTAGAGAAAGGTGCAAATTCGGCTCGGTCACTTATCCCAGTACTTGAGGTACAGTCCTCCATCAATGAGCCTGGTATAGGGTTGCCAATTTTAGGCATGATTGCCGCGGGAAGCCCCATAGAAACTGTCACAGGCCACAAGGAGACCCTAGAAGTCCCCGCTTTTATGGTGGGTAGCAAGAACTCTTATGTGCTTCAGGTGAAGGGCCAAAGCATGATCGAAGATGGCATACACGATGGGGATTATGTGGTTGTTCAGGAAAAATCAGTTCCTAGTAATGGGGACACCGTGGTAGCGCTAGTCAATAATAACGAAGCAACGCTCAAAAGATATTATAAGGAGCCCAATAGAATCAGGCTACAGCCGGCTAACTCTACTATGGAGCCAATATATGTAGAAAAGGGGACCCCAATAAAGATACAAGGCGTGCTTATTGGTTTAATTCGCAAGTACTAG